From Aspergillus fumigatus Af293 chromosome 5, whole genome shotgun sequence, a single genomic window includes:
- a CDS encoding Spo12 family protein, producing MDSTPTAPLTDRSTNTHLAANQDKVNDLKTAAANLNSMEYHRSVLQGKLQNEDKNQASYVSPSDDIMSPCSKKLSDLKGKRFKNAGKPQSLFAKLGKKNFELNTAEHNTKNLGDDSTA from the exons ATGGACTCCACACCCACCGCCCCTCTGACCGACCGGTCAACAAACACCCACCTCGCTGCGAACCAGGACAAAGTGAACGATCTCAAAACCGCGGCGGCGAATCTGAACTCGATGGAGTACCATCGGTCAGTTCTGCAGGGTAAACTGCAGAACGAAGATAA GAACCAAGCGAGCTATGTTTCTCCGTCGGATGATATCATGAGTCCCTGCTCGAAGAAACTGAGTGATCTCAAGGGGAAGCGGTTCAAGAA TGCTGGAAAGCCTCAGTCGCTCTTCGCCAAGCTGGGCAAGAAGAACTTTGAGCTGAACACAGCGGAACATAATACCAAGAACCTTGGAGATGACAGCACGGCCTAG
- a CDS encoding ribosome biogenesis GTPase LSG1, whose translation MVLAKSKNSVGLGNTLMKDRFGKGKASNQKKVSHNAAITRTAQDGSTYITNAAKEASWVKMRSITEQAALDEFLSTAELAGTDFTAEKMSNIKIIHSDQKNPYLLSASEEKSARKKHQQNKGKLTVPRRPKWDATTTRDQLEAMEKESFLEWRRGLAELQENNDLLMTPFERNLEVWRQLWRVIERSDVVVQIVDARNPLMFRSEDLENYVKEIDPKKQNLLLVNKADMLTEKQREMWADYFERNNINFRFFSAHLAKERNEARLLEEESDSESEEKEAEDLANATSSMNINDPQDAKNASIEDGQPEHDGGLKLPEYRKSRRTDILDVEELEELFLSSTPDTLPDSGNGAGQRKQKTTIGLVGYPNVGKSSTINALLGAKKVSVSATPGKTKHFQTLYLSPEIMLCDCPGLVFPNFATTKAELVVNGVLPIDQQREFTGPAGLVAQRIPKHFLEDVYGVKIHTRPLEEGGTGIPSAHDLLRAYARARGFATTGQGQPDESRAARYVLKDYVNGKLLFCHPPPVPDGEEPIDPLEYNRELYDTAHLPARRQAMLARTAQANAGGEEFDDEAELLSVGSSSKQGRAVEGSRSRNLDSGFFGPGAKGSAGRLTLPFNAQYTEQGQQIRKQLTGRKERLMIALERGVDVSEVRGNSKKHFKGNKKRAKAKRTKAEDDDY comes from the coding sequence ATGGTTCTCGCAAAATCCAAAAACTCAGTCGGGTTGGGAAATACCCTCATGAAGGATAGGTTCGGCAAGGGCAAAGCATCAAACCAGAAGAAAGTATCGCACAATGCGGCTATTACTCGTACCGCGCAGGATGGCAGTACATATATTACCAATGCTGCCAAAGAAGCGTCGTGGGTGAAGATGCGCAGTATCACAGAGCAGGCCGCCCTCGATGAGTTTCTTAGCACTGCCGAGCTGGCGGGCACCGACTTTActgcggagaagatgagcaaTATCAAGATCATTCACTCGGATCAAAAGAACCCTTACCTTCTCTCCGCGTCAGAGGAGAAGTCGGCCAGAAAGAAGCATCAGCAGAATAAGGGGAAGTTGACCGTGCCGAGAAGACCAAAATGGGATGCCACGACGACCAGGGACCAGTTGGAGGCGATGGAAAAAGAGAGTTTTCTAGAGTGGCGAAGAGGACTTGCTGAGCTTCAGGAGAACAACGACCTTCTAATGACACCCTTTGAGCGGAACTTGGAGGTCTGGCGCCAGCTATGGCGTGTCATTGAACGTTCGGACGTGGTCGTACAGATTGTCGATGCTCGGAATCCATTGATGTTTCGCTCGGAGGATCTTGAAAACTACGTGAAGGAGATCGACCCCAAGAAGCAGAACCTTTTGCTTGTCAACAAGGCGGATATGCTCACTGAGAAACAACGAGAGATGTGGGCTGATTACTTTGAGCGCAACAATATCAACTTTCGATTTTTCTCGGCCCATCTGGCCAAGGAGCGGAACGAGGCCCggcttctggaagaagaatcagaCAGTGAGAGTGAGGAAaaggaggctgaggatcTCGCCAATGCGACAAGCTCGATGAACATCAATGATCCACAAGATGCCAAGAATGCATCAATTGAAGATGGCCAACCCGAGCACGATGGAGGACTCAAGCTTCCCGAATACCGCAAATCTCGGAGAACGGATATTCTCgatgtggaggagctggaagaaCTTTTCCTGTCCAGCACTCCGGACACACTTCCGGATAGTGGCAATGGCGCGGGACAGCGCAAACAGAAGACAACAATCGGTCTGGTCGGTTACCCCAACGTAGGCAAGTCCAGTACCATCAACGCCCTCCTTGGAGCGAAGAAGGTGTCTGTCTCCGCTACACCAGGAAAGACGAAACACTTCCAGACACTCTACCTGTCGCCGGAGATCATGCTCTGCGATTGCCCCGGTCTGGTCTTCCCCAATTTCGCTACAACCAAGGCCGAGTTGGTGGTGAATGGTGTCCTCCCCATCGACCAGCAGCGCGAATTCACTGGTCCAGCTGGTCTGGTTGCGCAGCGTATCCCCAAGCACTTCCTGGAGGATGTCTATGGCGTTAAAATCCACACTCGGCcgctggaagaaggcggcACGGGCATCCCCAGCGCCCATGATCTCCTACGAGCCTACGCTAGAGCTCGTGGTTTTGCTACTACCGGCCAAGGCCAGCCCGACGAGTCGCGCGCGGCCCGCTATGTACTGAAGGACTACGTCAACGGTAAACTACTCTTCTGCCACCCTCCCCCCGTCCCAGACGGTGAAGAGCCCATTGATCCGCTCGAGTACAACCGCGAGCTGTACGACACCGCCCACCTCCCAGCTCGCCGACAGGCAATGCTGGCAAGAACCGCCCAGGCCAACGCAGGCGGCGAGGAATTCGACGACGAAGCGGAGCTTCTGTCCGTGGGCTCATCCTCCAAACAAGGCAGGGCTGTTGAGGGGTCACGGTCGCGGAATTTAGACTCAGGTTTCTTCGGCCCCGGCGCGAAGGGCTCAGCCGGACGGCTCACCCTGCCCTTCAACGCCCAATACACCGAACAGGGCCAGCAAATCCGTAAGCAGCTGACCGGCCGCAAGGAGCGACTAATGATTGCGCTGGAACGAGGAGTAGATGTGTCGGAGGTGCGCGGCAACTCGAAGAAGCACTTCAAGGGCAACAAGAAGAGGGCCAAGGCCAAGCGCACGAAAGCGGAAGATGACGACTACTAA
- a CDS encoding ribosome biogenesis protein LTV1, giving the protein MPPRKQWIDKKNATTYQLFHRSQNDPLIHDPEADDRVLHPVSGPSLPISEGKKRSKNLSDLSSEFGSDSIRHNEGEAANYGIYFDDTKYDYMQHLRELGAGGGESYFVEATSKGKSKAKGMKLEDALKQQMTLDDTRSEFGAGSVYGSEYTSDLRSTTSSYSRKPTYQDQQDVPDAIAGFKPDMDPRLREVLEALEDEEYVDPDDEEDVFGKLTSNAEELDPEEWEDTLFDEEDEDDGWESDATEKAPVQMNTTEAKADYGGVPLPPKSDNQEPGELPSHDAPAPDMDPEDQGWIREFAKFKKDTKVKAAPAAPPSIVPSEQRSTLASTIFTVGGTPIRRKKRKGALTNPSAYSMTSSALARTEGHRLLDDRFDRIEALYALDEEGEEYDDNMSMVSGMTGMTGISTASSQAPSLIDANGREVAPRHNFNEVMDDFLAGWDDKTSAQAKRKGAKAKRGKNGNEAIGIKMLDEIRQGLGPARVPGKVSGRA; this is encoded by the exons ATGCCTCCCCGCAAGCAGTGGAT TGATAAGAAAAATGCTACCACTTACCAGCTGTTTCACCGATCTCAAAATGATCCTTTGATTCACGACCCCGAAGCCGACGATCGTGTCCTGCACCCTGTGTCTGGGCCGTCGCTTCCAATTTCAGAAGGCAAGAAGCGCAGCAAAAATCTTTCGGATCTGAGCAGCGAATTCGGATCGGACTCCATTAGGCACAATGAGGGCGAGGCTGCGAACTATGGCATCTACTTCGATGACACGAAATATGACTACATGCAGCACTTGCGAGAGCTGGGAGCAGGTGGCGGTGAGTCATACTTCGTGGAGGCTACGAGCAAGGGAAAGAGCAAGGCCAAGGGGATgaagctggaagatgccCTGAAGCAACAAATGACTCTGGATGATACGAGGAGCGAGTTTGGCGCCGGCAGTGTCTACGGATCTGAATATACCTCGGACCTGCGTTCGACCACTTCATCATACTCTCGCAAACCAACATATCAGGATCAGCAAGACGTCCCCGATGCGATTGCAGGTTTCAAGCCTGATATGGATCCCCGTCTCCGCGAAGTGCTCGAGGCgcttgaagacgaggaaTATGTCGATccggatgatgaggaggatgtcTTTGGAAAGTTGACCAGCAAtgcggaggagttggatcCCGAGGAATGGGAGGACACATTgtttgacgaagaagacgaagacgacggcTGGGAGTCTGATGCAACAGAAAAAGCACCCGTACAGATGAACACTACCGAGGCCAAAGCGGACTACGGCGgtgttcctcttcctcccaaATCAGATAACCAGGAGCCCGGTGAACTGCCAAGCCACGACGCACCCGCTCCAGACATGGACCCCGAGGATCAGGGATGGATACGCGAGTTCGCGAAGTTCAAGAAGGACACCAAAGTGAAGGCCGCACCAGCGGCGCCGCCGAGTATCGTCCCTTCGGAGCAGCGCAGCACTCTCGCTTCCACTATATTCACCGTCGGAGGCACCCCGATTCGCagaaagaagcgcaagggCGCGCTCACCAACCCCTCCGCGTACTCTATGACCTCGTCTGCTCTGGCCCGTACCGAAGGCCACCGACTGCTTGACGACCGATTCGACAGGATAGAGGCCCTCTATGccctcgacgaggaaggcgaggagtATGACGATAACATGTCCATGGTCAGTGGTATGACCGGCATGACTGGCATCTCTACCGCTTCATCGCAAGCACCCAGCCTCATTGACGCCAACGGGCGCGAGGTAGCCCCGCGACACAACTTCAATGAGGTCATGGACGACTTCCTTGCTGGGTGGGATGATAAGACAAGCGCCCAGGCGAAGCGTAAGGGCGCCAAGGCCAAGAGAGGCAAAAACGGCAACGAGGCCATCGGAATCAAGATGTTGGACGAGATCCGACAGGGTCTCGGGCCCGCTAGAGTGCCAGGAAAGGTTTCTGGCCGGGCATGA
- a CDS encoding CDP-diacylglycerol--glycerol-3-phosphate 3-phosphatidyltransferase, giving the protein MSNCYSTFCERVGLNGTLVLRIDLAASCLSSRRRSGKMFQRIGGNALRCAGRRPIARKRLYDRKFSAYTSNASTAAPSSASPLGTITVELDRVAPRFEVPASKITILDSPASFYTTLKDKIRNAKKRIYLSTLYIGKAEHELIETINQALRDSPELKVSILTDALRGTRETPNASCASLLASLVAEHGPDRVDIRMFHTPNLTGLRKKWIPRRINEGWGLQHMKLYGFDDEIILSGANLSEDYFTNRLDRYHVFQNKELADYYAGIHDAVCSLSFQVLPDPHNASGYLLDWPTSNGAPCPLDDPEEFISSSTTVLHPLIQPPSKTKPAAEWSSSSQTLIYPVAQFTPLLKPDTSTEFPAVTAILRLLSTSSVFSGARWLFTAGYFNIHPVLSSLLIASTSTSHTASTTRGTVLTASPWANGFYGSPGVSGMLPAAYTHLSAKFLDRVSEAQRTNAIQLKEWRRGTVGEPGGWTYHAKGLWITLPKEEHPSMTFVGSSNYTKRSYTLDLEVGALVVTNDQELKQKLGAETDWLQKDSQAISREDLRRTERRVSWKVRLAMWIVEKVGGAL; this is encoded by the exons ATGTCGAATTGCTATTCCACCTTTTGCGAACGCGTCGGTCTAAATGGAACAttggtactccgtattgaTCTTGCAGCCTCTTGTTTGTCgagtagaagaagatcgGGTAAGATGTTTCAACGCATCGGAGGCAATGCTCTGAGATGCGCCGGGCGCAGGCCGATTGCTCGGAAAAGGCTTTATGACCGCAAATTCTCCGCCTATACATCAAACGCAAGCACGGCTGCGCCCTCATCAGCCTCTCCTTTGGGTACAATTACTGTTGAATTGGATCGAGTGGCGCCTCGGTTTGAAGTTCCAGCTTCCAAAATTACGATTCTGGATTCCCCTGCAAGTTTCTATACCACTCTCAAG GACAAGATACGGAATGCCAAGAAACGCATCTATCTCTCTACTTTATACATAGGCAAAGCGGAGCATGAGCTTATCGAAACTATAAACCAAGCGCTTCGCGATAGTCCCGAGCTCAAAGTCTCCATCCTCACCGATGCCCTTCGAGGGACTCGCGAGACTCCAAACGCTTCTTGCGCTTCCCTCCTCGCATCTCTGGTTGCTGAGCATGGACCAGATAGGGTTGATATTCGGATGTTCCACACCCCCAATCTGACAGGACTGAGAAAGAAATGGATTCCTCGGAGGATCAACGAGGGCTGGGGCCTTCAGCACATGAAGCTGTAtggctttgatgatgagatcatTCTCTCTGG AGCGAATCTCTCAGAAGATTACTTTACAAATCGTTTGGACAGGTACCATGTCTTTCAGAACAAAGAACTAGCCGATTACTATGCAGGCATACATGACGCTGTGTGCAGCCTCAGCTTCCAGGTTCTACCGGATCCACATAATGCTTCAGGATATCTCCTGGATTGGCCGACATCCAACGGCGCGCCTTGTCCCTTGGATGACCCCGAAGAATtcatttcctcttcaacaactGTCTTGCACCCTCTCATCCAGCCTCCCTCCAAAACCAAGCCAGCTGCTGAATGGAGTTCGAGTAGTCAAACACTTATATACCCTGTGGCTCAGTTCACTCCGCTATTGAAGCCTGATACTTCTACTGAGTTCCCCGCAGTCACAGCTATCTTACGCCTTCTTTCTACTTCCTCTGTTTTCTCCGGTGCCCGCTGGCTCTTCACCGCTGGTTACTTCAACATACACCCcgttctttcttctctcctcattGCAAGCACGTCCACCTCTCACACCGCCTCGACTACCCGAGGTACTGTGCTTACCGCTTCACCATGGGCCAATGGATTTTATGGCTCTCCGGGAGTTTCTGGCATGTTGCCTGCCGCCTATACACATCTTTCGGCCAAGTTTCTGGACCGAGTCTCAGAGGCACAGCGCACAAACGCCATCCAGCTAAAAGAATGGCGTCGCGGAACCGTAGGGGAACCAGGAGGTTGGACTTATCACGCCAAGGGGTTGTGGATAACTCTGCCCAAGGAAGAACACCCCAGCATGACATTTGTTGGAAGCAGCAATTACACAAAGCGCAGCTACACCCTGGACTTGGAAGTTGGCGCGCTGGTCGTGACCAATGACCAGGAATTAAAACAGAAATTGGGGGCTGAGACCGACTGGTTGCAAAAAGATTCACAAGCCATCTCGCGCGAGGATCTACGGCGGACCGAGAGACGAGTCTCATGGAAGGTACGATTGGCAATGTGGATCGTTGAGAAGGTTGGGGGTGCTCTATGA
- a CDS encoding complex I NDUFA12 subunit family protein codes for MSTILRTLRNLRRIGLKEYGHQMQYIGDTKAGTLIATDRYGNKYYENMEEELPLRTRWVDYKEKEYDPSQIEPGWHAWLSYMVDAPPTQDKILQTGLRAWELPEHRPNPTLSRGAYKPYSTVKPKYSAWTPVAAPR; via the exons ATGTCGaccatactccgtacgttGCGGAATCTGAGGAGGATTGGATTAAAG GAATATGGACACCAGATGCAG TACATCG GTGATACCAAAGCTGGCACCTTGATTGCTACCGACCGCTACGGCAATAAGTACTACGAAAatatggaggaggagcttccTC TCCGGACAAGATGGGTCGAttacaaggagaaggaatatgaCCCCTCGCAGATCGAGCCTGGATG GCATGCCTGGCTCTCTTACATGGTGGATGCGCCTCCCACCCAAGACAAGATCCTGCAGACTGGTCTCCGCGCTTGGGAATTGCCCGAGCACAGGCCTAACCCGACTCTCAGCCGCGGCGCTTACAAGCCCTACTCGAC TGTCAAGCCCAAGTACTCCGCTTGGACCCCAGTTGCCGCTCCTCGGTAG
- a CDS encoding RIX1/PELP1 family protein, protein MASTTLRAVTHRLTTTPVDQLPQIASFLATSLTDCGELLSATQNQKSGKSESDNAVQIHKLKTRLASLLQDRSFEGRWTAVVLVKATVEAGQWEVLRGCEPLVRSLVAILAKPDPISTKKMCIITLTRIFHLTYQYPTLVREITTPSLPGFITSSLNLISVKPASEPIRKLKPNTPFLEIVLSAFLELIARHPTIFRPFSAQIHSILQEIIGATAPTFPGATVDLAEQLFIALHNCAPKNTSAEEWKNACRLTISSAHRAADYVLRGVVEQWESVDATLRQGAQPQDYSQVVADAGPDALGLPGWEGIHAGVERLTVLLRLLARFLTVPTASAVTIPLGLILDLTSRLSAITVPAPGADVPVNLQIGREERDGLWAELPRIHTVCMKLLLSAVDALTTGVVPVAQTILEQSLWVFRAEKFNKDIRTSVYDLVHALLPLIGPSTTKKNISSLADVLRSCCSDILPPTGDSLSSTASDPKGKAKTNQATVNADSFLHPASKQSRQTQASATFPNLKRAASDLLPVVLAFVPIEFLPTSLRAELDRTVILASDKTGMLASVLNPVPAMKGRGTGSSILPFLARRYSTEMEVEGLIRPRMPVLMHAPGISGYGSMVDDNDDEEDEEQEERTTAAVQHAAPELTGFLRPTATPIIQSRRGITEAMEEPAPSMHKRSLPEEINPGMPIAPAASLTDKKFDDVQTKKVRLDTEAVLSQPALGTASPTSFTATAAISIPAASVTATSEPMPMSIAQAATSGADAPMSGTAVVAAEAGDDDSDDEIPTLNIEPDTDEDDEDDEEDVTMDG, encoded by the exons ATGGCATCGACTACTCTGCGTGCTGTGACGCATCGCTTGACGACCACGCCTGTCGATCAATTGCCTCAGATCGCATCATTCCTAGCAACATCATTGACCGATTGCGGGGAGCTCCTGTCTGCGACACAGAATCAGAAGTCGGGCAAGTCTGAATCTGACAATGCTGTGCAGATTCATAAGCTCAAAACTCGCCTGGCCAGTTTGCTACAGGATAGGAGCTTTGAGGGACGATGGACTGCGGTTGTCCTGGTGAAGGCGACGGTGGAAGCTGGGCAGTGGGAAGTGCTTCGCGGATGCGAACCGCTTGTGCGGAGTCTCGTTGCGATTTTGGCT AAACCGGATCCTATCTCCACGAAGAAAATGTGTATAATCACATTGACACGGATCTTTCATCTTACCTACCAATACCCCACTCTCGTTCGGGAAATCACGACGCCGTCACTACCAGGATTCATCACTTCGTCGTTGAatctcatctccgtcaaGCCGGCTTCCGAGCCTATTAGAAAATTAAAGCCCAACACGCCGTTCTTGgagattgtcctgagcgCTTTCTTGGAGCTCATCGCAAGACACCCAACGATATTCCGCCCGTTTTCTGCGCAGATTCACAGTATCCTTCAGGAAATCATTGGTGCAACCGCTCCGACGTTTCCCGGCGCAACCGTGGACCTAGCGGAGCAGTTGTTCATCGCGCTCCACAACTGTGCTCCGAAGAACACATCCGCAGAGGAATGGAAGAACGCCTGCCGGTTGACAATCTCTTCAGCGCACAGGGCCGCGGACTATGTTTTGAGAGGGGTAGTAGAGCAGTGGGAGTCTGTCGATGCTACCTTGAGACAAGGTGCTCAGCCGCAGGATTACAGCCAGGTGGTGGCTGATGCTGGGCCAGATGCGCTAGGACTTCCCGGCTGGGAGGGCATTCATGCTGGAGTGGAAAGACTGACGGTACTCTTACGCTTGCTAGCCCGATTTCTGACAGTACCGACGGCGTCGGCGGTGACAATTCCACTGGGCTTGATTTTGGATCTGACATCACGACTGAGTGCGATCACTGTCCCTGCACCAGGTGCAGATGTCCCTGTCAACTTACAAATTGGCCGAGAGGAAAGGGATGGTCTCTGGGCCGAACTACCTCGTATCCACACTGTATGCATGAAACTGCTACTGAGCGCCGTGGATGCTCTGACGACAGGCGTTGTCCCAGTAGCACAGACGATCCTGGAGCAATCCCTCTGGGTTTTCCGGGCGGAGAAATTCAATAAGGATATCCGTACTTCTGTATATGACCTCGTCCACGCTTTGCTCCCACTTATAGGACCGTCAACGACGAAAAAGAACATTTCGTCCCTAGCGGACGTCCTGCGGTCATGTTGTTCCGACATCTTACCGCCAACCGGAGACTCGCTTTCCTCCACGGCGTCAGATCCCAAGGGCAAAGCAAAGACGAACCAGGCTACAGTCAACGCCGACTCGTTCTTGCACCCCGCCTCCAAACAGAGTCGGCAAACACAAGCCTCAGCCACTTTCCCCAACCTGAAGCGAGCCGCATCAGATCTCCTTCCAGTCGTTCTCGCTTTTGTGCCCATCGAGTTCCTCCCCACCTCCCTCCGCGCCGAACTTGATCGAACGGTCATCCTCGCCTCAGACAAGACCGGAATGCTGGCAAGCGTGCTCAATCCCGTCCCAGCCATGAAAGGCCGCGGCACGGGCTCCAGCATCTTGCCCTTCCTGGCGCGACGCTATTCTACCGAGATGGAGGTCGAGGGACTGATCAGACCCAGAATGCCGGTTCTGATGCACGCACCCGGTATCAGCGGGTATGGCAGCATGgtcgacgacaacgacgacgaggaagatgaagaacaagaagagcgGACCACTGCCGCTGTGCAGCACGCTGCCCCTGAACTTACAGGATTCCTCAGACCAACCGCCACTCCGATTATCCAGAGCAGGCGGGGCATCACTGAAGCGATGGAGGAACCCGCTCCATCCATGCACAAGCGGAGCCTGCCCGAGGAAATCAATCCTGGGATGCCAATTGCGCCAGCAGCCAGTCTGACAGACAAGAAATTCGATGATGTGCAAACGAAGAAAGTCCGGCTTGATACCGAGGCTGTTTTATCCCAGCCCGCCCTCGGCACGGCTTCTCCTACCTCGTTCACGGCCACCGCGGCTATCTCTATCCCGGCGGCCTCTGTCACGGCAACCTCTGAGCCAATGCCGATGAGCATCGCGCAGGCGGCTACATCTGGTGCGGATGCTCCGATGTCAGGGACGGCAGTAGTAGCCGCGGAGGCAGGTGACGACGATAGCGACGATGAAATTCCTACGCTGAACATTGAGCCGGATacagacgaggacgacgaggatgacgaggaggatgtgaCGATGGATGGTTGA
- a CDS encoding wax synthase family protein, with amino-acid sequence MTPPSSYRQILDNKRHQFELLIQHGDYKPFYLWHLLVFTALPLCGLLISRRRGARYLRPVLFALILGTAVDVMRHRRALLGGNGYMGGLVTAWWTIWSATILIFNDAERDFARIERCSRNAACPDKAPTPANENNPQSSDKAANGHILKAKQYASQRESETLAWQPYPRAFLHRLNWALGILFNMRGPEWNWRISTLDPLPDSLQRQRTTRNGQPAREAMGKTDNKADSQPDARARLMAILVTFLKHYLFLDLVKVLMMHDPYFWGLVESAPARPFPFTYFLLPTIPDIVVRLYREILSGLGVYAALSFVCPLNPIIFLGLSLAFPSASRTLTRVPLDAPWLYSDPFGPFLGPYLDHGLVGCWSKWWHQLFRFGFTSTGNFLLSLLPKHMAARPGIRRTVMTVTAFFLSGLIHASGSYTQFAETKPHTHFVFFCLQPVGVMIQNQLARSINARYRFSRPIRRAANAIFALWWLMLSGASIADDFARGGLWLTEPLPISPLRGLGLGAKGEGWWCWGEPWFRSWDGGKYWERGLRVL; translated from the coding sequence ATGACTCCCCCCAGCTCTTACCGCCAAATCCTTGACAACAAGCGCCACCAGTTCGAGCTCCTCATCCAGCATGGAGACTACAAACCTTTCTACCTGTGgcatctccttgtcttcacCGCTCTTCCTTTATGTGGTCTGTTGATATCCCGGCGACGTGGAGCGCGATATCTTCGCCCCGTCCTCTTTGCTCTTATTCTCGGGACAGCCGTTGATGTCATGCGGCACCGGCGTGCGCTGTTGGGAGGGAATGGTTATATGGGGGGCTTGGTGACAGCCTGGTGGACTATATGGAGTGCGACGATTCTAATCTTTAACGATGCCGAAAGAGATTTCGCGCGAATAGAGAGGTGCTCACGTAACGCAGCATGCCCAGACAAAGCGCCGACACCAGCCAACGAAAACAATCCTCAATCCAGTGACAAGGCCGCGAATGGTCACATCCTCAAGGCTAAACAATATGCCTCCCAGCGGGAGTCAGAGACCCTTGCCTGGCAGCCGTATCCCCGTGCATTCTTGCACCGTCTCAACTGGGCGCTGGGAATCCTCTTCAATATGCGAGGACCAGAATGGAACTGGCGCATATCTACTTTGGATCCGTTGCCTGACTCGCTACAGAGGCAAAGGACGACCAGAAATGGGCAACCTGCCCGTGAAGCAATGGGCAAGACCGACAATAAGGCTGACTCGCAGCCCGACGCACGAGCGCGTCTTATGGCCATCCTAGTCACCTTCCTCAAGCACTACCTCTTCCTAGACTTGGTCAAGGTCCTCATGATGCACGACCCATACTTCTGGGGTCTGGTCGAGTCGGCCCCGGCCCGCCCATTTCCTTTCACCTACTTCCTACTCCCGACTATTCCCGACATCGTCGTGCGTCTCTACCGAGAAATCCTGAGCGGGCTCGGCGTCTACGCCGCTCTAAGCTTCGTCTGCCCCCTTAACCCCATCATTTTCCTAGGCCTCTCGCTCGCCTTCCCCAGTGCCTCTCGCACGCTCACGCGCGTCCCACTGGATGCTCCCTGGCTCTACTCCGACCCCTTCGGCCCGTTTCTTGGCCCCTATCTTGACCATGGCCTTGTAGGCTGCTGGAGCAAATGGTGGCATCAGCTTTTCCGTTTTGGCTTCACCTCCACCGGCaactttctcctttccctACTCCCCAAACACATGGCAGCACGCCCCGGCATCCGACGCACCGTAATGACCGTCactgccttcttcctcagcgGCCTCATCCACGCCAGCGGAAGCTACACCCAGTTCGCCGAGACGAAGCCCCACACCCAtttcgtcttcttctgcctGCAACCTGTCGGGGTCATGATCCAGAACCAGCTAGCGCGGTCTATTAACGCCAGGTACCGCTTCTCGCGGCCCATCAGACGCGCCGCTAACGCGATCTTTGCTCTCTGGTGGCTCATGCTCTCCGGCGCCTCGATCGCCGATGATTTTGCCCGCGGCGGGCTCTGGTTGACGGAGCCGTTGCCTATTAGTCCGCTGCGTGGGTTGGGGCTCGGGGCCAAGGGCGAggggtggtggtgttggggGGAGCCGTGGTTTCGATCCTGGGATGGGGGGAAGTACTGGGAGAGGGGGTTAAGAGTCCTATAA